The following proteins are co-located in the Pyricularia oryzae 70-15 chromosome 1, whole genome shotgun sequence genome:
- a CDS encoding deoxyribodipyrimidine photo-lyase — MPICLWHGYAPSSAQRLLNSSIYLPKCSLGQFNTMAPRNQKRKAASPAGSHGSDSKKIKTESVEPISTSDPLRRPHTFYKESEENGIVLREFYPHEMSNERARAYNNDEIPRPIEDLYQAMSQTHPIRQKVKVKGAVVHWFKMDLRVADNTALRLASEKAKSAGVPLIALYTVSPKDWEAHLRAPVRVDFTLRSLEVLRQDLAKLDIPLHVETVDDRRAMKQRVLSLMEEWDASHLYANMEYEVDELRREANLVRLLAENGKSMEVVHDTCVVPPGKLQTGTGRQYAVYSPWYRAWLKHLSGDPELLEPMEPPHKNPASAREKFSHLFDGKIPAAPKSKQMNEEEQQRLAAMWPAGEHEARKRLDAFIKRRIDGYAAKRNFPADDGTSSISVHLAAGTLSARTAVHLAHKASGTRKLDGGSQGIQTWISEVAWRDFYKHVLVNWPYVCMNKPFKPEYSNIAWSYDMEHFAAWCEGRTGFPIVDAAMRQLRGTGWMHNRCRMIVASFLAKDFLIDWRMGERYFMENLVDGDFASNNGGWGFAASVGVDPQPYFRVFNPLLQSEKFDPNGEYIRKWIPELKGIKGKAIHDPYGRGCGVEAKKKGYPKPLVDHKGCRERALKAYKEGISKEI; from the exons GGCCGCTTCCCCTGCCGGTAGTCATGGCAGCGACTCCAAAAAGATCAAGACGGAGAGCGTTGAACCAATCTCCACGTCAGACCCTTTAAGACGCCCTCACACCTTCTACAAGGAGTCGGAAGAGAATGGCATCGTTCTGCGGGAGTTTTACCCGCATGAGATGAGCAACGAGCGCGCACGCGCCTACAACAATGATGAGATCCCCCGGCCGATTGAGGACCTCTACCAGGCCATGTCGCAAACCCACCCGATCCGCCAAAAGGTCAAGGTCAAGGGCGCGGTGGTGCACTGGTTCAAGATGGATCTCCGCGTGGCGGACAACACCGCGCTACGTCTGGCCAGCGAAAAGGCCAAATCAGCTGGCGTCCCCCTGATTGCTCTCTACACAGTCAGTCCCAAGGACTGGGAGGCACATCTCAGAGCCCCTGTAAGAGTCGACTTCACCCTGAGGAGTCTTGAGGTGCTCAGGCAGGACCTGGCCAAGCTCGACATCCCCCTCCACGTGGAAACCGTGGACGACAGGAGGGCGATGAAGCAAAGGGTGCTCTCGTTGATGGAGGAATGGGACGCAAGCCATCTGTACGCCAACATGGAGTACgaggtcgacgagctgcggCGCGAGGCAAACCTGGTGAGGCTGCTTGCAGAGAATGGCAAGTCCATGGAGGTCGTGCACGACACCTGCGTTGTTCCGCCGGGCAAGTTGCAAACCGGCACGGGGAGGCAGTACGCCGTCTACTCGCCGTGGTACCGCGCATGGCTGAAGCACTTGTCGGGCGACCCAGAGCTGCTCGAGCCCATGGAGCCACCACACAAGAACCCGGCCAGCGCCAGAGAAAAATTCTCCCACCTCTTTGACGGCAAGATACCAGCGGCCCCAAAGAGCAAGCAGATGAATGAAGAAGAGCAGCAAAGGCTCGCGGCCATGTGGCCGGCCGGGGAGCACGAGGCCAGGAAGAGGCTGGATGCCTTTATCAAGCGCAGGATCGATGGTTACGCGGCGAAGCGCAACTTTCCGGCAGACGATGGGACTTCCTCAATCTCGGTGCATCTCGCGGCTGGAACGCTCAGTGCACGCACGGCAGTCCACCTGGCACACAAAGCGAGCGGTACGAGGAAACTCGATGGTGGCAGTCAGGGGATCCAGACGTGGATAAGCGAGGTAGCATGGCGTGACTTTTACAAGCATGTTTTGGTAAATTGGCCCTATGTCTG CATGAACAAGCCGTTCAAGCCCGAGTACTCCAACATCGCATGGTCCTACGACATGGAGCACTTTGCTGCTTGGTGTGAGGGTCGTACGGGCTTCCCGATTGTGGACGCTGCGATGCGTCAGCTTCGAGGCACCGGGTGGATGCACAACCGATGTCGAATGATTGTGGCGTCCTTTTTGGCAAAGGACTTCCTCATCGACTGGCGCATGGGCGAGCGGTACTTTATGGAAAACCTGGTCGACGGCGACTTTGCAAGCAACAATGGCGGGTGGGGTTTTGCAGCGAGCGTTGGTGTCGATCCACAGC CATATTTTCGCGTCTTCAACCCATTACTTCAGAGTGAAAAGTTTGACCCCAACGGAGAGTACATCCGCAAGTGGATTCCGGAGCTCAAAGGCATCAAGGGGAAAGCAATTCACGACCCCTACGGCCGGGGATGTGGGGTTGAGGCGAAGAAAAAGGGGTACCCCAAGCCTCTGGTTGACCACAAAGGATGCCGCGAGAGGGCATTGAAAGCGTACAAGGAGGGGATTTCTAAGGAAATCTAG